The Leucobacter chromiiresistens nucleotide sequence GCGCGCTGTTCGAGGAGAGCTCCCAGGGGGCGGTCAGTGCGGTCACGGCGATCGTGTTCCTGGTGTCGATCGTGCTGGTGCTGGGCGGGTTCGTCGTCATGAGCTACGGCGTGAACCCGGAGCTCGGCCCCGCCGAGGTGTGGACCTTCGCCGGCGGCCTCGCCGCGACCACGCTGGGCTTCGCGCTGCCCTTCTCGCTGCTGCCGCTCACGGGCAAGTAGGGCGCGCACCGCGGAGGCGGGGCCGGGGGAGTCGCTCCTCCGGCCCCGCTCGCGCGTTCGGCCGGTCGTCGTGCGGCTCCGCACGCCGTTCTGCGCATGCGGCAGCCCCTAGAATGGCGGTTATGGCAGAGATCGACATGAAGCCGCGCAGCCGCGACGTCACCGATGGAATCGAGAAGGCCGCGGCCCGGGGCATGCTCCGCGCGGTCGGCATGGGCGACGCCGACTGGGACAAGCCCCAGATCGGCATCGCGAGCTCCTGGAACGAGATCACTCCCTGCAACCTGAGCCTCGACCGGCTCGCGCAGGGGGCGAAGGAGGGCGTGCACTCGGGCGGCGGGTACCCGCTGCAGTTCGGCACGATCTCCGTCTCCGACGGCATCTCGATGGGCCACGAGGGCATGCACTTCTCGCTCGTCTCCCGCGAGGTCATCGCCGACTCCGTGGAGACCGTGATGATGGCGGAGCGCCTCGACGGCTCCGTGCTGCTCGCGGGCTGCGACAAATCGCTGCCCGGCATGCTCATGGCCGCTGCCCGCCTCGACCTCGCATCCGTCTTCCTCTACGCGGGATCGATCGCCCCGGGCTGGGTCAAGCTCACCGACGGCACCGAGAAGGAGGTCACGATCATCGACGCCTTCGAGGCGGTCGGCGCGTGCAAGGCCGGAACGATGAGCGAGGAGGACCTGAAGCGCATCGAGTGCGCGATCGCACCCGGCGAGGGCGCGTGCGGCGGCATGTACACGGCGAACACGATGGCCTCCATCGCCGAGGCGCTCGGCATGAGCCTGCCGGGATCGGCGGCTCCGCCCAGCGCCGATCGACGCCGCGACTACTTCGCGCACCGCTCCGGAGAGGCCGTGGTCAACATGCTGCGCCTCGGCATCACCGCGCGCGACATCCTGACGAAGCACGCGTTCGAGAACGCCATCACGCTGCTCATGGCATACGGCGGGTCGACGAACGCGGTGCTCCACCTCCTGGCGATCGCCCGCGAGGCCGAGGTCGATCTCACGCTCGAGGACTTCGACCGCATCGGCTCGAAGGTGCCGCACCTCGCCGACATGAAGCCGTTCGGCAAGTTCGTGATGGCCGACATCGACCGCCACGGCGGCGTGCCGGTCGTGCTCAAGGCGCTGCTCGACGCGGGCCTGCTGCACGGCGACGCGCTCACCGTGACCGGCAAGACGATGGCGGAGAACCTCGCCGAGCTCGATCCCGACCCCATCGACGGCACGGTGATCCACCACCTCGACGACCCGATCCACGCCACCGGCGGCCTGTCGATCCTGCACGGATCGCTCGCCCCCGAGGGCGCCGTGGTGAAGACGGCCGGCTTCGACGCCGAGCTGTTCGAGGGCCCGGCCCGCGTCTTCGACCGGGAGCGCGCGGCCATGGACGCGCTCACCGAGGGGCGCATCGGCAAGGGCGACATCGTCGTGATCCGGTACGAGGGGCCGAAGGGCGGCCCCGGCATGCGCGAGATGCTCGCGATCACCGCCGCCATCAAGGGCGCGGGACTCGGCAAAGATGTACTACTATTGACGGACGGACGATTCTCAGGCGGCACAACCGGCCTGTGCATCGGCCACATTGCACCGGAGGCGACGGACGGCGGTCCGATCGCCCTGGTCCGCGACGGAGACCTGATTCGGGTCGATATCGCCGCACGAACGCTCGATCTGCTGGTAGACCCCTCTGAGCTCGAGGCCCGACGAGAAAACTGGGCCCCGCTTCCCCCGCGGTACACGCGCGGCGTGCTGGCGAAGTACGCGAAGCTCGTCAAGTCGGCGTCACACGGCGCCGTCACCGGCTGAGCCGGAAGACGCGCGCACGGCACGCCGTCGGCCGAACACGGCCGCGTTCCGCGATATCACCTCCGATCACGAAAGCTGGACATGAACTCGGAATCGAGTGCACTCCCATCACCACACGCGGCTCGGCGCGGCGAGCGGATGACCGGCGCGCAGGCCGTCGTCCGCAGCCTCGAGGCGCTCGGCGTGACCGACGTCTTCGGGCTGCCCGGCGGCGCGGTGCTGCCGCTCTACGACGCTCTGATGGACGCCCAGAAGCTCCGCCACGTGCTCGTGCGGCACGAGCAGGGCGGCGGCCACGCCGCCGAGGGCTTCGCCACGGCTAGCAACACCGTCGGCGTCTGCATCGCCACGTCGGGGCCCGGCGCGACGAACCTCGTCACCGCCATCGCCGACGCCTACATGGACTCCGTGCCGCTGCTCGCGATCACCGGGCAGGTCTACTCGCACCTCATGGGCACAGATGCGTTCCAGGAGGCCGACATCGTGGGCATCACGATGCCCATCACCAAGCACTCCTTCCTCGTGAAGCGCGCGGAGGACGTGCCCGAGGCCATCGCGGCGGCGTACTACCTCGCGTCGACCGGTCGACCCGGCCCCGTGCTCGTCGACATCACGAAGGACGCCCAGGAGGCGGAGTTCGACTTCGTCTGGGGCGAGCGAGCCGACCTGGCCGGGTACCGTCCCATCACGAAGGCCAACAGCAAGCAGATCCAGGCCGCGGCCGATCTGATCGCCGACGCCAAGCGCCCCGTGTTCTACGTGGGCGGCGGAGTGGTGCGCGCCGGAGCCGCCGAGGAGCTGCTGCAGCTCGTCGAGCTCGTGGGCGCGCCCGTCGTCACCACGCTCACCGCGCGCGGCGTCTTCCCCGACTCGCACGCGCAGCACCTCGGCATGCCGGGCATGCACGGCACCGTGCCCGCGGTGCTCGCCCTCCAGGAGGCCGACCTGCTGATCACCCTCGGCGCGCGCTTCGATGATCGCGTCACCGGCAAGGCGGCGCTGTTCGCCCCGCACGCGAAGGTGATCCACGCCGACATCGATCCCGCCGAGATCGGCAAGATCCGTGCCGCCGACGTGCCGATCGTGGGTGATGCCGCCGAGGTGATCGCCGACCTGATCGCCGCGATGTCGACCGCGCAGGTCAGCCGCGAGTGCGCGAACATCAGCCCGTGGTGGGAGCGGCTGCGCGGGCTGCAGCAGAAGTTCCCCCTCGGGCACCAGCCGACGAGCGACGGGCTCCTCTCCCCGCAGCAGGTCATCCAGCGCATCGGCGAGCTCACCGGGCCGGAGGGCGTCTACGCCGCCGGCGTCGGCCAGCACCAGATGTGGGCCGCGCAGTTCATCTCGTACGAACGCCCCGGATCCTGGCTGAACTCGGGCGGCGCGGGCACGATGGGCTACGCCGTGCCCGCGGCGATGGGCGCCAAGGTGGCGGAGCCCGACCGCGTCGTCTGGGCCATCGACGGCGACGGCTGCTTCCAGATGACCAATCAGGAGCTCGCGACCTGCGTGGTGAACAACATCCCCATCAAGGTCGCCGTCATCAACAACTCCTCGCTCGGCATGGTGCGTCAGTGGCAGACGCTGATCTACAACGGCCGGTACTCGAACACCGAGCTCAACACGGGGCACGGATCGCAGCGCGTTCCCGACTTCGTGAAGCTCGGAGAGGCCTACGGCTGCCTCGCCATCCGCGTCGAGCGCGAGGATCAGATCGACGAGGCGATCCAGCTCGCCCTCGCCACCAACGATCGCCCCGTCGTCATCGACTTCGTCGTGAGCGCGGACGCGATGGTCTGGCCGATGGTGCGGCAGGGCACCTCGAACAGCGACATCCAATACGCACTCGAACACAGCCCCGAGTGGGAGGCAGAGTAACCATGAGCCGTCGCGTGCTGAGCCTCCTCGTCGAGGACAAGCCGGGTCTGCTGACCCGCGTCGCCGGGCTGTTCGCCCGCCGCAGTTTCAACATCGAATCGCTCGCGGTCGGCCCGACCGAGATGCGCGGCCTCTCGCGCATCACCGTCGTCGTCGATCAGGACGACGTGCTGCTCGAGCAGGTCACGAAACAGCTCAACAAGCTCGTCAACGTCATCAAGATCGTCGAGCTGGACGGCGCCGCCTCGGTGCAGCGCGAGCACGTGCTCATCAAGGTGCGCGCCGACAACCAGTCGCGATCCCACGTGCTCGAGGCGGTCACCCTGTTCCGCGCACGCGTCGTCGACGTCGTGCCCGACGCCCTCACCATCGAGGTGACGGGCGACCGCGGCAAGATCGACGCCTTCCTGAAGGTGCTCGAGCCCTACGGCATCAAGGAGATCGCGCAGTCCGGCCTCATCGCCATGGGACGCGGGTCGAAGTCGATCACCGAGCGCGTCTTCAAGAACTAGCGGAGCGCGTCTTCACGAACGAGCGAAGCGCGCTTCGCTGCACGAGCTATCACGAATCACCACAACGAAGGAGAGTCCCAAGTGGCAGAGATGTACTACGATGCCGACGCCGATCTGTCGATCATCCAGGGCAAGAAGGTAGCCGTCGTCGGCTACGGCTCGCAGGGCCACGCCCACGCGATGAACCTGCGCGACTCGGGCGTCGAGGTCGTCATCGCCCTCAAGGAGGGCTCGAAGTCGACGCAGAAGGCGGAAGAGGCCGGGTTCGAGGTCAAGACCGTGGCCGACGCCGCGGCATGGGCGGACCTCATCATGATCCTCGCGCCCGATCAGCACCAGCGCGCCATCTTCTCCGAGTCGATCAAGGATCACCTGACCGAGGGCAAGACGCTCGCGTTCGCGCACGGGTTCAACATCCGCTACGGCTACATCGAGGCCCCCGCGGGCGTCGACGTGATCCTCGTCGCGCCGAAGGCTCCCGGCCACACCGTGCGCCGCGAGTTCGAAGCCGGCCGCGGCATCCCCGACATCATCGCCGTCGAGGTCGACGCCTCGGGCACCGCGTGGGAGACCGCGAAGTCGTACGCGAAGGCGATCGGCGGCACCCGCGCCGGCGTCATCAAGACCACCTTCACCGAGGAGACCGAGACCGATCTCTTCGGCGAGCAGTCGGTGCTCTGCGGCGGCACCAGCCACCTCGTGCAGTACGGCTTCGAGGTGCTCACCGAGGCCGGCTACCAGCCCGAGATCGCCTACTTCGAGGTGCTCCACGAGCTGAAGCTGATCGTCGACCTCATGTGGGAGGGCGGCATCGCCAAGCAGCGCTGGTCGATCTCCGACACGGCGGAGTTCGGCGACTACGTCTCGGGCCCGCGCGTCATCGGCCCCGAGGTGAAGCAGCACATGCAGGAGGTGCTCGCCGACATCCAGTCGGGCGCCTTCGCGAAGCGCTTCATCGAGGATCAGGACAACGGCGGCGTCGAGTTCCAGGAGCTCCGCAAGAAGGAGGAGTCGCACCCGATCGAGAAGACCGGCGGCGAGCTCCGCAAGCTGTTCGCATGGCAGCAGCAGGACGCCGACTACGTCGACGGCTCGGCTGCACGCTGATCTGATCGCGAATCGAACGCCCGCCGGGGGAGTCCTCCCGGTGGGCGTTCTGCTGTGCGGGGCGCGGCCGGGGCGGGGCCGGGCGGGGCGATCGGGTGCGGGATCGCGCACCCCCTCCGGCGCTCACCTGCGGTGCGCCGCCCAGGTTCACGGGGTCGAGGCGCGCTTCGTGCGGGCGGTGGCGGGCGCCGACCAGGGATCCTCGGGCCACGGGTGCTTCGGGTACCGGCCCCGCATCTCCTTGCGCACCTGCTGATACGGGCCGTTCCAGAACGACTCGAGGTCGTCGGTGACGGCGAGCGGCCTCCGCGCCGGCGAGAGCAGGTGGAAGAGCACGGGAACGCGCCCGTCGACGAGCGCCGGCGTGCGGGCGAGCCCGAACACCTCCTGCAGCTTCACGGCGACGATCGGCCGCTCCGCTCCGGTGCCGGGCTCCGGGTAGACGATGCGCGCACTGCCGCCCGACGGCACGGCCAGTCGCTCGGGGGCGAGCTGCTCGAATCGAGCCGCGTCGGGCCAGGGGAGCAGGCGCCGGAGTGCGGTGGCGAGATCGAGGGAGCGGAGCGCTGAGCCGCCCGAGAACCGCTCCACGTCGGGGCCCAGCCACGCCTCCAGGTCGTCGATCAGTGCGGCGTCGCCCACGTCGGGCCAGGGCGAGCCGAGCTCGGCGTGCAGCAGCGCGAGTCGTGCGCGCAGGCCCCGGGCCGGCTCGGACCAGGGCAGCGAGGCGAGCCCCTCATCTCGGAGCATCAGCGCGATGGCGGGCGCGGTATCCGCAGCGCTCGCGGCGACCGGTGTCGAACTCAGCAGGATCGCGCCCAGCCGCCGCTCCTGCCGCACCTGCACGCGGCCCTGGGCGATGCGCGCCGCACGTCTGTCGGTGCGCAGCGCCGCCCCGAACCGCAGCGCGTCGTCCTCGCGCAGCGCGGCGGCGAGACGGACGACGGCGCCCGTGCCGTCGGCGGCGCGACCGTCGGCCCGCTGCACCTCGCGCACCGCGATCCAGCTCGACGCGAGCAGCGGGCTGCCCTCGGGCAGCGCGGCCCGCGTGCCGCTCGCGAGGAGGTAGGCGCGGGAGCCCGCGTCGACTCTGCGCGCGATCCACTCGGGGCGTGCGAGCGCGACCACCGCGCCCGGCTCGACAGCGCCGGGCGCATCGCGCCGCCGCGCGTCGCCGCCTGTCTCGTGCCGCCGCGCATCGCCGCCCGCATGCGCCGCCGCGATGCGGAGCAGCCGCCGCGCCTCACCGCGCCAGCGCCCCGCCCTGGGCGCGCGGCCTGCTCGCAGCTCGGCGAGCACTCGCGCGAGATCCGAGCCCGGGTCGCGGAAGTCGCCCGATATCGCGGCGACGACCTCCGCGACACCGCTCGCATCGCCCAGCTCGGCGCAGCCCGCGAGCAGGGCGCGCGCCTCCCGCGCGCCGACCGGCAACGGCGCGACGCGCCTGCCGAGGGCGGTGATGCCGCCCGCTGCGTCCACGAGCTCGAGCGCCCGCAGCACTCCCTCGGCCTCGTGCATCGCCGGCTCCGGCGGGCGGGTCAGCAGGGCCAGCCCATCGCCGCGCGGCGTGCCCCAGGCGGCGAGCAGCAGTGCCGCATCGGTGAGGTCGGCCGAGGCGATCTCGGGCGGGGCGTCGGCCGGCACGCGCGCGAAGTCGCCCTCCGAGTAGGCGCGGACGGCGCGTCCCGGGCCGAGCCGGGCTGCGCGGCCCGCGCGCTGCACGGCGCTCGCGCGGGAGGCGCTCACCGTGACGAGACCGGTCATGCTGCGCGCCTGATCCCGGCGCACCTCTCGAGCGAGGCCCGCGTCGACGACGAGTCGCACGCCGGGCACCGTGAGCGAACTCTCGGCCAGCGACGTGCTCACGACGATGCGGGGCGGATCACCCGGGGCGGCACCGCGCACCGCGCGATCCTGCTCGCGGGCGTCCAACCGGCCGTGCAGTGCGAGCACCTCGACCCCGCCGCCGATCGCGTCGACCCGCGCGCGCAGCAGGCGCACCAGTTCGTCGACCTCGCGCCCCCCCGGCACGAACACCAGCGCGTCGCACCCATCGACGCGCTGCGCCTCCGCGGCGACCGCTGCGAGGTGCGCGAGGAACTCGCGGGTGACCCCGCGCTCGTCGAGCCTCGGATGCTCGCACGGGGCGTACTCGACCCGGAGCGGATGGAGCGCCGAGGGCACCTCGACGATCGGGGCGGGGGCGCCTGCAGCGCCGAGCAGATCGGCGACGCGCTGCGCGTTCAGCGTGGCCGACATCGCCACGACGATGAGATCGTCGCGCAGCTCTCGCACCTCCGCGAGCATGCCGAGCAGCAGGTCGCCGTCGACGGAGCGCTCGTGCACCTCGTCGAGGATCACGGCCCCCACGCCCGGCAGGTCGGGCTCCGCGAGCAGGCGGCGCAGCAGCACGCCGGGGGTGAGGGCCTCGAGCCGATGACCGGGATCGAGCACGCGCTCACCGCGCACCGTGAACCCCACGGTGCCGCCGACGGGGGAGCCGTCGAGGTGCGCGATGCGCGCTGCCGCGGCGCGCACGGCCACGCGCCGCGGCTGCGTGAGCAGCACGGTCGGTGCGCCGGCGCCCGGAGTCGCACCCGACGTGCGGGCGAGCAGCAGGTTCGCGACGAGCGGCGGCACGAAGGTCGTCTTCCCGGTGCCCGGCGGCGCGGTGACCACGGCGGCGCCCGCACCCGCGGCGCGCTCGATCGCGTCGGCCGCGTCGGCGACCACGAGGCCGGCGCCGATCGCGGCGAGATCGAAGCGATGCGGCATCGCTCCAGTCTAGAAGCCGCGGCAGGCGGAGGGGCGCGCTCGGCGCCCGCCGCTTTCGGCGGTCTCCGAGTCGCGGACCGATACCCTGGATCCCATGAAGCAGAAGCCGGGCCGCGCGCCGCGGGAACCTCGGGAGAGCTCGCTCGCGAGCGGATGGACCGTCGAAGGCGAGGCGGCGCCCGTCGCCGCTCCGGCCGACGCGCCCCTCGGCGCGGAGCCGTTGCGGCCGGGGCCGCACGCCGGGCCCGTTGCGGCCGCCGCGTCAGTCGCGACGCCACGCTCCGAGGGCGCCGGCACGCCCTCGCCCTCGCCGTCGCTCGCGGGCGAGACGCGTGACGCGGAGCTCGAAGCAGAGCTTGAAGCGGAGCGCGACGAGCGCCCGCAGATGTCGAACGGCGCGCTCGTGGTGCTCGGCGTCTTCGGCGGGCTGTACCTGCTCTACACGTGGGGCTGGTTCATCATCGCCCAGGCCTACTCGGGCAACAACGCGGTCACCGCGGCGGGCAGCGGGCTCATCGGCGGCGTGCTGCAGCAGATCGTGTTCTGGGCCGCGCCGCTCGCGGCGCCGCTCTGGTTCTTCACGGCGCTGGCGCTGAGTCGCGGGGGGCGCACGAAGCGCCTCGCGATCCTGCTGCTCGTCGGAGCGGTCGTACTCGTGCCGCTGCCGATGCTGATCGCGAGAGGGGCCTGAGCGGTGGTGAAACTCATTGCGTCGTGGACTGCCGGGCTGCTGCTCGGCCTGCTGTACCTCTACGCGGTCGTCGCCGGCATCGGCAACTTCGTCGGGCTCGTCGGGTTGAGCGAGGCGCTCGGCACCGGCCTGTCGGGCTCCGGGCGGCTCTGGCTCATCGTCGGCATCGCGATGCCGGTGGTCGCGCTCGCGGCGGCGCTGCTGCTCGGGCGGGGCCGTGGGGCGGGCAGTCGGATCCTGCTGCTCGCCGCAGGGGTCGCGCTGGTCGCCGCGTGGCAGATCGACCTCATGCACGTCATTCCCGAGTCGTCATATTTCGCATAGCCGGGAGCGGGCGATCCGGGCGGGGCTAGACTGGTGACCTGCGTGCGCTGCGCGTATTGTCCTCGTTTTCAACCCGAAGGATCTGCTTGATGTCTGCGCCGGTCGTGCTGATCGCCGAACAACTTTCGCCCGCAACCATCGCCGCTCTCGGCCCCGACTTCGAGGTGGTGCACGTCGACGGCACCGACCGCGACGCGCTGCGCTCGGCGCTCGGCACCGCGGATGCGGTGCTCGTCCGCTCCGCCACGCAGATCGACGCTGAGGCGCTCGGCTGGGCGCCGAAGCTCAAGGTCGTCGCCCGCGCGGGCGTCGGTCTCGACAACGTCGACATCAAGGCTGCGACGCAGGCCGGGGTCATGGTGGTCAATGCGCCGACCTCGAACATCATCAGCGCCGCCGAGCTGACGGTCGCGCACATCCTCGGGCTCGCCCGCCACCTGCCGCGCGCCCATCAGTCGCTGGCTGCGGGGGAGTGGAAGCGCTCCGCGTTCACGGGCATCGAACTCTTCGAGAAGACCGTCGGCATCATCGGGCTCGGGCGCATCGGCGCCCTCATCGCCGAGCGCCTCCGCGGCTTCGGCGTCGAGCTCATCGCCTACGATCCGTACATCACGGCGGCCCGCGCCCAGCAGCTCGGTGTGCAGCTCGTCTCCCTCGACGAGCTCGTGGAGCGCGCCGACTTCCTGACGATCCACATGCCGCGCACGCCCGAGACGCTCGGCATGATCGGCGCGGAGCAGCTGCGCGCGATGAAGCCGACCGCGTACGTGGTCAACGTGGCGCGCGGCGGACTGATCGACGAGGATGCGCTGGCCGAGGCCCTGGCCGCGGGCGAGATCGCGGGCGCCGCGCTCGACGTCTTCGTGCAGGAGCCGCCGGCGGACACGCGTCTCACCGGGCTGCCGAACGTCAACGTCACCCCGCACCTCGGCGCGTCCACGGACGAGGCGCAGGAGAAAGCGGGTGTCTCGGTCGCGAAGTCCGTGCGCCTCGCCCTCGCCGGCGACCTCGTGCCCGACGCGGTGAACGTGGCCGGCGGCGCGATCGACGAGTACGTGCGCCCCGGTCTGCCGCTCACGGAAAAGCTCGGTCAGGTCTTCGCGGGGCTCGCCGACGGCGCGATCGCCTCGGTCGACATCGAGGTGCACGGCGAGCTCGCCGACCACGACGTGCAGGCGCTGCGCCTCGCCGGGCTCAAGGGCCTGTTCTCGAAGGTCGTCAGCGAGCCGGTGTCGTACGTCAACGCACCCCTCCTCGCCGACCAGCGCAACATCGACGTACGGTTCTCCGTCGATGCGCAGTCGGAGAGCTACCGCAACGTCATCACGATTCGCGGCGCGCTCACCGACGGCACGCCCATCTCGGTCTCGGGCACCCTCACGGGCCCGAAGCAGGTGGAGAAGATCGTCGAGATCAACGGGTACGAGGTCGAGCTGCCGATCCCCGAGCACCTGATCGTCTTCAGCTACGTCGACCGCCCGGGCATCGTCGCGACCTACGGCGGCGTGCTCGGTGAGGCGGGCGTGAACATCGCGGGCCTGCAGATCGCACGCGACGAGAAGCGCGGCACCGCCCTGTCGGTGCTCTCCGTGGACGCGCCCGTCGAGGACGCGCTCATCGGAGCGCTCCGCGGCGCCATCGGTGCGGAGAGCATGCACACGATCGACATCGACGCGCTGTAGGCGTCGGACCTCGAAGCCCCTTCCGAGATCCCCGCGGGAGGGGCTTCGCGCTGGGCGCCGCGTGCTGCGCGCCGCCTCGCGCAGGAGATCCCGCCTCGTGCAGGTGCGATCGGCGGATTCCTCCCTGCATGGCGCCGGATCCCCTGTCTGAAGCGCGGCGCTCGGCGCGCGGCGCGCGGGCGCGCGGGCGCGCGGCGCGCGGCCCGCCGCTACCGCGGCCGACCCGCCGCTACCGCCCGGCGCGGATGGCCGAGGCGACCGCCTCGATGTGCCGCAGTGCGGCGCGCTCGGCCGCCGCGCGATCGCCCGCCTCGATGGCGGCGAAGATCTCCGCGTGCTCGACGTCGGAGTCGAGCTGGCGGGCCTGGGTGATGTTCAGGAACTCCGACTGGAGGTCGAGCGAGCGCCGCATGGACGCGGTGATGCTGAGCAGCACGGAGTTGTGGCTCGCCTCGGCGATGAGGGTGTGGAAGTCGCGGTCGAGGCGCACCCAGTCGTGCAGCACGGTGGTGTCGAGCATCCGGCTCAGCAGTCGGCGCATCGCGTCGAGCTCCGCCGCCGTGCGCCGCTGAGCGGCGTGCCCCGCGGTCGGCACCTCGACGTGGATGCGCGCCTCCATGAGGTGGTCGGGGTCGAAGCCGCCGAACTCGGACACTCCGGAGGGCGTCTTCGAGACGACGTAGGTGCCGCTGCCGCTGCGGGTCTCGGTCAGACCGAGGGTCGCGCAGGCGTGCAGAGCCTCGCGCACGACCGATCGGCTGACGCCGAACTGCTTGGCGAGGGTCAGCTCGCCGGGGAGCCGGTCGCCGGGGGAAATCGCATCGTCGTCGATGAGATCCCGGATCGCGCGGAACGCGGCCTCGGTCGCGCTGATGCGCGTGACGGGGGAGTGCATTGACGGACCTTTCGGGAGCGCGTCGCGGGCTCGCTGGTCGAGGGTCGGCGTCGGCGCAGAGCTCATGGGAACAGGATATTGAACTTCTCCCATTTTCGGGTAACCTGTCTGACAGCCGGACAGGTGAGCACAGGCCCATCGGCGGTGAAGCGAAGAAGGTTCGAACCATGAACGATGAAGTTCTGCCGCTCGGCGGGAGCGCCGCCGACGCCCCGAGCGGTGCCGCACCGCACGCGACCGCCGTCGATGCCGGAGACTCCGGATACCAGCGCGGGTTGAAGCGCCGCCACCTCACCATGATCGCCATCGGCGGCTCGATCGGCACCGGCCTGTTCCTCGGGGCGAGCGGCCGCATGGAGATCGCGGGCCCGTCGCTCGCCTTCGTCTACATCATCTGCGGCATCTTCGCCTTCCTCGTCGTGCGCGCCCTGGGCGAGCTCGTCATGTACCGCCCGTCCTCCGGGGCGTTCGTCTCGTACGCGCGCGAGTTCATGGGGGAGAAGGGCGCGTACGCGGTCGGCTGGCTGTACTTCCTCAACTGGTCGACCACGGTGATCGCCGACATCACCGCCGTGGCCCTCTACATGCACTTCTGGGCGGTGTTCGTGCCGATCCCGCAGTGGCTCCTCGCGCTCACCGCGCTCGCGATCGTGTTCGCCATGAACGTGGCGTCGGTGAAGCTCTTCGGCGAGATGGAGTACTGGTTCGCCATCATCAAGGTGGGCGCCATCGTCGCGTTCGGCGTGATCGGCATCTTCCTCGTCGTCACGCAGACCCCGGTCGACGGGCGCACGCCGGGCTTCCAGCTCATCACGGAGAACGGCGGCTTCTTCCCGAACGGCGTCGGCGCGATGTTCGTGATCGCCCTCGGAGTGGTCTTCGCGTTCGGCGGAACCGAGATGGTGGGCGTCGCGGCAGGCGAGTCGGAGAACCCGCGCGCCGCGATCCCGCGCGCCGTCAACTCCATCATGTGGCGCATCGTGCTCTTCTACGCGGGATCGGTCATCCTGTTCACCCTCCTGCTGCCGTGGAATGCCTACTCCGGCTCGGAGAGCCCCTTCGTCACCGTGATGAACTCCATCGGCATCCCCTACGCCGGCGACATCATGAACGTCGTGGTGCTGACCGCGGCCATGTCGAGCCTGAACGCGGGACTGTACGCGACCGGGCGCACCCTCCGCTCCATGGCCGTCGCGGGCACGGCTCCGGCTTTCGCGAAGCGGCTCAACGCCTCGGGCGCACCCTACGGCGGCATCATGATCACGGCCGCGATCGGCGTGCTCGGCGTCGGCCTGAACTTCGTCGTGCCCGCACGCGCCTTCGACATCGTGCTGAACCTCGCGGGCATCGGCATCGTCGGCACCTGGGCGTCGATCATGGTCTGCCATGCGCTGTACGTGCGCCGCACCCGCCGCACCGGCGAGGGGCGCCCCGCGTACCGCCTGCCGTTCGCCTCCGTCACGAACGCGGTCACGCTCGTCTTCCTGATCGGCATCGTCGTGCTCATGGCGCTCGACGCGGCGGTCGGGCAGATCACGCTCATCGTCTTCGCGGGGGTCGTGATCCTCATGGTGATCGGATGGTTCGCGGTGCGGGGCCGGATCAACGCGTCGGCATTCACGGCGGCGTTCTCGATTCCCGACGCGGCCTTCGTCGAGCAGGACCAGCCGGGCGACGGGCGGCCGGGCGACGGGCGGCCGCGGGCATGAGGGATCGCACCCGGTCGCCA carries:
- a CDS encoding FadR/GntR family transcriptional regulator, which gives rise to MSSAPTPTLDQRARDALPKGPSMHSPVTRISATEAAFRAIRDLIDDDAISPGDRLPGELTLAKQFGVSRSVVREALHACATLGLTETRSGSGTYVVSKTPSGVSEFGGFDPDHLMEARIHVEVPTAGHAAQRRTAAELDAMRRLLSRMLDTTVLHDWVRLDRDFHTLIAEASHNSVLLSITASMRRSLDLQSEFLNITQARQLDSDVEHAEIFAAIEAGDRAAAERAALRHIEAVASAIRAGR
- a CDS encoding amino acid permease, with the protein product MNDEVLPLGGSAADAPSGAAPHATAVDAGDSGYQRGLKRRHLTMIAIGGSIGTGLFLGASGRMEIAGPSLAFVYIICGIFAFLVVRALGELVMYRPSSGAFVSYAREFMGEKGAYAVGWLYFLNWSTTVIADITAVALYMHFWAVFVPIPQWLLALTALAIVFAMNVASVKLFGEMEYWFAIIKVGAIVAFGVIGIFLVVTQTPVDGRTPGFQLITENGGFFPNGVGAMFVIALGVVFAFGGTEMVGVAAGESENPRAAIPRAVNSIMWRIVLFYAGSVILFTLLLPWNAYSGSESPFVTVMNSIGIPYAGDIMNVVVLTAAMSSLNAGLYATGRTLRSMAVAGTAPAFAKRLNASGAPYGGIMITAAIGVLGVGLNFVVPARAFDIVLNLAGIGIVGTWASIMVCHALYVRRTRRTGEGRPAYRLPFASVTNAVTLVFLIGIVVLMALDAAVGQITLIVFAGVVILMVIGWFAVRGRINASAFTAAFSIPDAAFVEQDQPGDGRPGDGRPRA
- the serA gene encoding phosphoglycerate dehydrogenase, producing MSAPVVLIAEQLSPATIAALGPDFEVVHVDGTDRDALRSALGTADAVLVRSATQIDAEALGWAPKLKVVARAGVGLDNVDIKAATQAGVMVVNAPTSNIISAAELTVAHILGLARHLPRAHQSLAAGEWKRSAFTGIELFEKTVGIIGLGRIGALIAERLRGFGVELIAYDPYITAARAQQLGVQLVSLDELVERADFLTIHMPRTPETLGMIGAEQLRAMKPTAYVVNVARGGLIDEDALAEALAAGEIAGAALDVFVQEPPADTRLTGLPNVNVTPHLGASTDEAQEKAGVSVAKSVRLALAGDLVPDAVNVAGGAIDEYVRPGLPLTEKLGQVFAGLADGAIASVDIEVHGELADHDVQALRLAGLKGLFSKVVSEPVSYVNAPLLADQRNIDVRFSVDAQSESYRNVITIRGALTDGTPISVSGTLTGPKQVEKIVEINGYEVELPIPEHLIVFSYVDRPGIVATYGGVLGEAGVNIAGLQIARDEKRGTALSVLSVDAPVEDALIGALRGAIGAESMHTIDIDAL